ACGTCGCTTTGCCAGAACGTCTGAAGGTGGCCGAAGCCGGGCAGCGACTCGCCCTTCGCACCCGGCGTACGGGCGACCGCTGCCTCGAGATCGTCGGTCGGGCACTCCTCGCTGCCGGCCACGAACAGCGTCGGTACGTCGACGCGCGGCAGGTCCACCCAGAGCCGCCCGACATCCCGCGCCCACGCCTCGAGCAGGAGGGCGAACATCTCGGTCGGGGTCTCGGCGAGGTTGGCGAGCAACCACGTGGGAGCGGGTACGTCCTCCTGCTCCCCCACCTCGTCGAGGAGCGCGCGGATGCCGACGACCCGCAGGTGTGCTGCGAGGTCGAGGCTGTCGGCAGGGTCCTCATCGGGCTCGGGGACGCAGCCGAGGGTGACCAGGCCGGACCACCGATCGGGCGCCTTGGCCAGAGCGGCGAGGCCGACGACCCCGCCCGAGGAGTACCCCACGAACACGGCCCGGTCGACGCCGGCGTGGTCGAGGACGGCCAGCACGTCGTCGACGTACTCGTCGAGCCGGTGCGCCTCGAGCCCGGTCGGGCAGTCGCTACGGCCGTGACCGCGGTGGTCCAGCACGAGGTGGCGATGAGCCGGCAGGGCGGCCGGGTAGCCGGCGATCTCCCACATCCGCCCGTCACCGCCGCCCCCGGTGTGCCACAGCACGGGCACGCCGTCCCCGGAGTCGGTGTAGTGGAGGCGTACGCCCTCCCGTACCACGAGCGTCATCGCGCCTCGCCTCCGCTCGGACGGCCGAGCCCAGTGTGGCGCGTCGGGGCGGCGATCCGGCTCTTCACTCGCGTCCGGACGAGCAACGGGGCGCCGCGCGCGTCCGGTGGTCCCGGACCGCGCGGCGCCCCGTTGGCCGACTATGCGACGTCGAAGCGGTCCAGATCCATGACCTTGCTCCACGCGGCGACGAAGTCGTGCACGAACTTCTCCTGCGAGTCGGCGCATGCGTAGACCTCCGCGATGGCCCGCAGCTGGGAGTTCGAGCCGAACACCAGGTCGACCCGGCTGCCCCTCCATCGCGCCTGGCCGTTCACACGGTCCTTGCCCACGAACGTCTCCTCGGAGTCATCCGTCGGCTCCCACGTCGTGCCCATGTCGAGCAGGTTGACGAAGAAGTCGTTGGTCAACGTCCCAGGCCGAGTCGTGAGCACGCCGAGGTCGGAGCCGTCGTAGTTGGCGTTCAGGGCACGCAGGCCGCCGATGAGAACGGTCAGCTCAGGTGCTGTCAGCGTCAGCAGCTCAGCCCGGTCGACGAGCAGGTGCTCAGCCGGTCGGCTGTGCCCCTTCCCGAGGTAGTTGCGGAAGCCGTCGGCCGTGGGCTCGAGCACCGCGAAAGACTCCACGTCCGTCTGCTCCTGCGCTGCGTCGGTACGTCCGGGAGTGAAAGGCACCTGTACGTCGTACCCGGCGCTCCTGGCCGCCTGCTCGACGGCGGCGCAGCCGCCGAGCACGATCACATCGGCGAGCGAGACCTGCTTGCCGCCGGCGTGGGCGCTGTTGAACTCCCGCTGGACGGCCTCGAGGGTGCGCAGCACCTGGGCGAGCTGGGCGGGGTTGTTGACCTCCCAGTCGTTCTGCGGAGCCAGGCGGATGCGCGCCCCGTTCGCCCCACCACGCTTGTCCGTTCCGCGGAAGGTCGAG
This genomic window from Actinomycetes bacterium contains:
- a CDS encoding alpha/beta hydrolase — its product is MTLVVREGVRLHYTDSGDGVPVLWHTGGGGDGRMWEIAGYPAALPAHRHLVLDHRGHGRSDCPTGLEAHRLDEYVDDVLAVLDHAGVDRAVFVGYSSGGVVGLAALAKAPDRWSGLVTLGCVPEPDEDPADSLDLAAHLRVVGIRALLDEVGEQEDVPAPTWLLANLAETPTEMFALLLEAWARDVGRLWVDLPRVDVPTLFVAGSEECPTDDLEAAVARTPGAKGESLPGFGHLQTFWQSDVTAPLIADFVTALDAGRLGAAD